Proteins co-encoded in one Blastocatellia bacterium genomic window:
- a CDS encoding RHS repeat-associated core domain-containing protein: MIPDAGYAVRAATDVAVKVAKDTFEPLPLAARWVKRLFSRTATPPRQDTLADRLAYVARLQITPLKLVGYQGQPVSFTALAFNASGEIIQGVRYDWESSNTDKVQIDDSGRATFLQPGLARITCRAGAISASAPVLVRLGHRPPQSDAEWRADQNALRPDGTTGQNGPGGTGGVAALLDRLAPTAYAQGGSSYSNADFAYDELWSEPRNLVGSPRNRAIEATRIGAVMPESNNFKMAIPLIDLSGRGFIAGLTLYYNSRVWSRHGSAIIFDAVESRPSPGFSLGFGRLVTYRTSTALKYLWISADGTRHYLGQPTLASCPLPWIDCNAETTVTLQTTDGSHLTYVGNASTGGTLYSDDGTKISISVVNNRLLPGLITDRNGNYVTITYKNTSCDPNCQEYCTCPIYPPPLTLDYITDTMGRVIQCNYDASYNLVSITAPGYGGTAQQPVTRTVAQFDYESRTVSNNFSGLTVENRPSQAMNFLKHVYLPATQSGYTFSYSAFGMIYNVSKRRQMSISQGGVISDGSESNSVLFNYQTASTPALTDAPAFTQRTENALNAPQSIYSYSRWDGSGFSVFIITQPDYTRQTIARYDPATAGYGGLLYYVQPQKADGTVMHTTTFSYTTDGGGSPQVLYTFDYDEASTPTLVAFDYDSYGNVTNRREYGYQVSGQWLVRRRTRNLYKTDASYVNAYLRSLVIESDMYDAQLDTNDTNDVLMAKTTYTYDNYQAMSGMEEYRDAQGNLPATPGHYGTYDASVTVRGNVTGTTRWYDISGNLSYTWLRKIDLFGNTVKEQLSCCNEQTETATQNTFWSKPEQVTKGAAGGPQLTVSAQYDFNTGVTKYTTDPNSLQTTVTTRDAALRPILVTTPTTAVSNVSYNDGTLSVTGSKVYDDNGTQKTVTTTTDYDGWGRVIHQRNIHGGQVNTTYDNMGRVASVSNPFPIDGSPSFWTNYSYDTIGRVTVVTLPDNQTVQTTYSGNSVIVTDQVSRKMERLSDGLGRLVTVNEQDSSGNLTQATNYSYDILDNLTQVNQANQLRSYRYDALSRLTGEKLPEQGDPTQSTQWTTTYTYTDFSQVATRTDARGVVTTYAYDSLHRLSQVSYNTVSGVTTAPTVTYTYDSDATYGTNKQGALVRVNVGTDYQERYTFDQYKRLSSTVFNIGTRSYTTGYQFNAAGQPLRVGHIGIQYDTSGRPSAIGGLSQISYSVAGQMTGDRISSSGLYNGNSINSVTDETFTYNQARLQMSGQTAVTTNSNAGSCVPGPCPPPPAGGTNLSLTYTYNATSSGQFGVGTTAGNAGQLLSVSGTVGGVSESATYTYDNYSRLVTANQTSNGSSAQRRFAYDRWGNRTGVWDAASGGNQIQSVSLQTVSFPGTGTAPTNRLSAVSGTSYTYDTNGNVTNDGSHSYTYDSENRLVNVDNGAAATYAYDQQNRRYKKTVGSSVTHYVWDGEQVLAEYNGSTGALQVNYWYAGSRLFEKTGGSTQVLLSDRLSVRLALSDVGVVAGRQSHLPFGEDFAESGTQQKQHFTSYERDSEAGTDYAVNRGYNQSVGRFLSADPYQASGGPGMPQSWNRYLYALADPVNQVDRNGLFSLTWGPEYCSGSVLGQLFCDFNPFPGVGTPPQIKLPERCSLNVATSGDQLSQIDIKHFAHHDESPNVTVLGAGVSTGHDLNGHSGTYWFFFYEVQVTLPSDDPDPDDWKPLVQLAGGDIGGWEIIGGRRYYLNRNAFVDILLPQAQDKGFPGFYFWIDAPDVPEERIIGVLGEIGDGRALPLLEELKVSTEGAKNLVFKEVFTGILEDAIKKIANKVQVKQN, from the coding sequence GTGATACCCGATGCCGGCTATGCGGTGCGCGCCGCAACCGACGTCGCCGTCAAAGTCGCCAAAGACACATTTGAGCCACTCCCGCTCGCCGCCCGCTGGGTCAAGCGCCTCTTCAGCCGCACGGCCACGCCGCCGCGTCAGGATACTTTGGCCGACCGCCTCGCCTATGTCGCCCGCCTCCAGATCACCCCCCTCAAGCTCGTCGGCTATCAGGGACAGCCTGTCAGTTTTACGGCTCTAGCCTTCAACGCCTCAGGCGAGATCATTCAAGGCGTGCGCTACGATTGGGAATCCTCAAACACTGATAAGGTGCAGATCGATGACAGTGGCAGGGCGACCTTCTTGCAGCCGGGGCTGGCGCGCATCACCTGCCGGGCCGGCGCGATCTCGGCTTCGGCGCCCGTGCTCGTGCGGCTTGGCCACCGCCCGCCGCAGAGCGACGCTGAGTGGCGCGCCGATCAGAACGCTCTGCGGCCCGACGGCACCACCGGCCAGAACGGTCCGGGCGGCACGGGCGGCGTCGCCGCTTTACTTGACCGGCTCGCCCCCACGGCTTACGCACAGGGCGGCTCAAGCTATAGCAACGCCGACTTCGCTTACGACGAGTTGTGGAGCGAGCCGCGCAACCTGGTCGGCTCGCCGCGCAACCGCGCCATCGAAGCGACGCGCATCGGCGCGGTCATGCCCGAGAGCAACAACTTCAAGATGGCTATCCCGCTGATTGATCTCAGCGGGCGCGGCTTCATTGCAGGCCTGACGCTCTATTACAATTCGCGGGTCTGGTCCCGCCACGGCTCGGCCATCATCTTCGACGCTGTCGAGAGCCGCCCCAGTCCTGGCTTCTCGCTCGGCTTTGGCCGGCTGGTGACTTATCGCACCAGCACCGCGCTGAAGTACCTGTGGATCAGCGCCGACGGCACCCGCCATTATCTCGGCCAGCCTACGCTGGCCAGTTGCCCGCTGCCGTGGATAGACTGCAATGCCGAAACGACAGTGACCTTGCAGACGACTGACGGCTCGCATCTAACCTATGTCGGTAACGCCTCCACAGGCGGCACGCTCTACAGCGACGACGGCACCAAGATTAGTATTAGCGTCGTTAACAACCGCCTGCTGCCGGGGCTCATCACCGACCGCAACGGCAACTACGTCACCATCACCTACAAAAACACATCCTGTGACCCGAACTGCCAGGAGTATTGTACCTGCCCGATCTACCCGCCTCCGCTGACGCTCGACTACATCACCGACACGATGGGCCGCGTGATTCAGTGCAACTACGACGCCAGCTACAACTTGGTCTCGATCACCGCGCCTGGCTACGGCGGCACCGCCCAGCAGCCGGTGACACGCACCGTCGCGCAGTTCGATTACGAGAGCCGCACCGTCAGCAACAACTTCAGCGGCTTGACGGTCGAGAACCGCCCCTCGCAGGCGATGAACTTCCTCAAGCACGTCTACCTGCCGGCGACGCAGAGCGGCTACACCTTCAGCTACTCGGCTTTCGGTATGATTTACAACGTCTCGAAGCGGCGGCAGATGAGCATCAGTCAGGGTGGGGTCATCAGCGACGGGTCGGAGAGCAACAGTGTCTTGTTTAACTACCAAACCGCCAGCACGCCGGCACTGACCGACGCGCCGGCCTTCACGCAGCGCACCGAGAATGCCCTGAACGCGCCGCAGAGCATCTACAGCTACAGCCGCTGGGACGGCTCCGGCTTCAGCGTCTTCATCATCACCCAGCCGGATTACACGCGGCAAACCATCGCCCGCTACGACCCGGCGACCGCCGGGTATGGCGGGCTGCTGTATTACGTGCAGCCGCAGAAGGCCGACGGCACGGTGATGCACACGACGACCTTCTCCTACACGACCGACGGCGGCGGCTCGCCACAGGTGCTGTACACCTTCGACTACGACGAGGCCAGCACGCCGACGCTGGTGGCGTTTGATTATGACTCTTACGGCAACGTCACCAACAGGCGCGAGTATGGCTATCAGGTGAGCGGCCAGTGGCTGGTCAGGCGGCGGACGCGCAACCTCTACAAGACCGATGCCAGCTACGTCAACGCCTACCTGCGCAGCCTGGTCATCGAGAGCGACATGTATGATGCGCAGCTCGACACCAACGACACCAACGACGTGCTGATGGCGAAGACGACCTACACCTACGACAATTATCAGGCGATGAGCGGCATGGAAGAGTACCGCGACGCGCAGGGGAACCTGCCGGCGACGCCCGGCCACTATGGCACTTATGACGCCAGCGTCACGGTGCGCGGCAATGTCACCGGCACGACTAGGTGGTACGACATCTCAGGCAATCTGAGCTACACCTGGCTGCGGAAGATCGACCTGTTCGGCAATACGGTCAAGGAGCAGTTGTCATGCTGCAACGAGCAGACCGAAACGGCGACGCAGAACACCTTCTGGTCGAAGCCGGAGCAGGTGACGAAGGGGGCGGCGGGCGGGCCGCAGTTGACCGTCAGCGCGCAGTACGACTTCAACACCGGCGTGACAAAATACACCACTGATCCGAACAGCTTGCAGACGACAGTGACGACGCGGGACGCCGCGCTACGCCCGATTCTGGTGACGACGCCGACCACTGCGGTCAGCAACGTCAGCTACAACGACGGCACGTTGAGCGTCACCGGCAGCAAGGTCTACGACGACAACGGCACGCAGAAGACGGTGACGACGACGACCGATTATGACGGCTGGGGTCGGGTCATCCATCAGCGCAACATCCACGGCGGGCAGGTCAACACCACCTACGACAACATGGGGCGGGTGGCGAGTGTGAGCAATCCCTTCCCCATCGACGGCTCGCCTTCGTTTTGGACGAATTATAGCTACGACACAATCGGCAGGGTGACGGTCGTGACGCTGCCGGACAACCAGACGGTGCAGACCACCTACAGCGGCAACAGCGTGATCGTCACCGATCAGGTCAGCCGCAAGATGGAGCGTCTCAGTGACGGCCTGGGCCGCCTGGTGACGGTCAACGAGCAAGACTCGTCGGGCAACCTAACGCAGGCAACCAATTACAGCTACGACATCCTTGACAACCTTACCCAGGTCAACCAAGCCAACCAACTGCGCAGCTACCGCTACGATGCGTTGTCGCGGTTGACCGGCGAGAAGCTCCCCGAGCAGGGCGACCCGACGCAATCTACGCAGTGGACGACCACCTACACCTACACCGACTTCAGCCAGGTGGCTACGCGCACCGATGCCCGCGGCGTCGTCACGACTTACGCCTACGACTCCTTGCACCGCCTGTCGCAGGTCAGCTACAACACGGTCTCAGGCGTGACCACCGCGCCGACTGTGACCTACACCTACGACAGCGACGCGACCTATGGCACGAACAAGCAGGGGGCATTGGTGCGCGTCAACGTCGGCACGGATTACCAGGAACGCTACACCTTCGACCAGTACAAGCGCCTCAGCAGCACTGTCTTTAATATCGGCACACGCTCTTACACGACAGGCTATCAATTCAACGCTGCCGGACAGCCGCTACGGGTGGGTCACATCGGCATTCAGTACGACACCTCTGGCAGGCCGTCGGCCATCGGCGGCCTGAGCCAGATCAGCTACAGCGTTGCCGGCCAGATGACCGGCGACCGCATCAGCAGCAGCGGCTTGTACAACGGCAACTCGATTAACAGTGTGACCGACGAGACGTTCACTTACAATCAGGCGCGCTTGCAGATGAGTGGGCAGACGGCAGTGACGACAAACAGCAACGCCGGCAGTTGCGTGCCCGGCCCGTGCCCGCCGCCGCCGGCAGGGGGAACGAACCTCAGTCTGACTTACACCTACAACGCGACCAGCAGCGGCCAGTTCGGCGTCGGCACGACGGCGGGCAACGCCGGGCAGTTGCTGTCGGTCAGCGGCACGGTCGGCGGGGTGTCGGAGAGCGCCACCTACACCTATGACAACTACAGCAGACTGGTGACCGCGAATCAAACGAGCAATGGGTCGAGCGCGCAGCGGCGGTTTGCCTACGATAGATGGGGCAACCGCACCGGCGTATGGGACGCCGCCTCAGGTGGCAACCAGATTCAGAGCGTCAGCTTACAGACGGTAAGCTTTCCGGGCACCGGTACCGCGCCGACCAATCGCCTCAGCGCAGTCAGCGGCACGAGCTACACGTATGACACTAACGGCAATGTGACGAATGACGGCAGCCATAGCTACACGTATGACTCGGAGAATCGGCTCGTCAATGTAGACAACGGCGCAGCCGCGACCTATGCTTATGACCAGCAGAATCGCCGGTATAAGAAGACGGTCGGCAGCAGCGTGACACATTACGTCTGGGATGGTGAGCAGGTGCTTGCCGAATACAATGGCAGCACAGGGGCATTACAGGTGAACTACTGGTACGCCGGCTCGCGGCTATTCGAGAAGACGGGCGGTAGCACGCAGGTGCTGTTGAGTGACCGGCTGAGCGTGCGGTTGGCGCTGAGTGATGTCGGGGTAGTGGCCGGGCGGCAATCACACTTGCCGTTCGGCGAAGACTTCGCCGAGAGCGGCACGCAGCAGAAGCAGCATTTCACCAGCTACGAGCGAGACAGCGAGGCAGGAACGGATTACGCAGTCAATCGGGGTTATAATCAAAGTGTCGGGCGCTTTCTGTCTGCTGACCCATATCAAGCGAGCGGCGGGCCTGGGATGCCACAAAGCTGGAACCGCTATCTGTATGCGTTAGCTGACCCGGTGAACCAAGTAGACCGCAACGGACTGTTCTCGTTGACATGGGGGCCGGAATACTGCTCGGGCTCCGTCTTAGGACAACTTTTTTGCGACTTTAACCCCTTCCCCGGGGTAGGCACTCCCCCTCAGATTAAACTGCCGGAACGTTGCAGCCTCAATGTAGCAACAAGCGGCGATCAATTGTCACAGATCGATATCAAGCACTTTGCTCATCACGATGAGAGTCCGAACGTCACTGTTTTGGGTGCGGGTGTAAGCACAGGGCATGATCTTAACGGTCATAGTGGTACTTACTGGTTCTTCTTCTATGAGGTGCAAGTTACATTGCCCTCCGATGATCCAGACCCTGACGATTGGAAACCGTTAGTACAACTAGCTGGAGGCGATATAGGCGGCTGGGAAATAATTGGGGGCCGTCGTTATTACCTTAACCGCAACGCCTTCGTTGATATTCTGCTTCCTCAGGCCCAGGACAAAGGCTTCCCCGGGTTCTACTTTTGGATCGATGCCCCAGATGTCCCGGAGGAAAGGATAATCGGCGTCCTTGGAGAAATCGGTGATGGGCGCGCGCTCCCGCTTCTTGAGGAATTGAAGGTAAGCACGGAGGGCGCGAAGAATTTGGTTTTTAAAGAAGTTTTTACGGGGATTTTGGAAGATGCTATAAAGAAGATAGCAAATAAGGTTCAAGTCAAGCAGAATTAA